Proteins from a single region of Methanocorpusculum sp.:
- the argB gene encoding acetylglutamate kinase, translating into MNNRQSVLMEALPYIRKFHKKTIVIKLGGHAMVDPGIMNSVVQDAVLLHYVGMRVVLVHGGGPEITLKMKALGKEAKFVGGLRVTDEETLEIAQMVLAGKISNMIVSMIAKNGAKGVGISGNDGGLVIAERMPLRKMMVGDEEVEVDLGFVGDVKEIDSKLLETLLDAGYIPVISPLALDRKGNDLNINADTMAGEIAVALKAFKLISLTDVDGVMNKDRTEIFHRLTLKNVDALMSDGTISGGMIPKLEASVNAVRHGVEGAHILNGNSEHNLLLELFTNDGVGTMITASMISL; encoded by the coding sequence ATGAACAATAGACAAAGTGTGCTAATGGAGGCACTTCCGTACATCCGGAAGTTCCACAAAAAAACGATCGTAATCAAACTCGGCGGACATGCTATGGTCGATCCGGGCATCATGAACTCGGTCGTTCAGGATGCCGTTCTGCTCCACTACGTTGGAATGCGTGTCGTTCTCGTCCACGGCGGCGGACCGGAGATCACGCTGAAGATGAAGGCCCTTGGTAAAGAGGCAAAGTTTGTCGGCGGTCTTCGCGTGACGGATGAGGAGACACTTGAGATCGCCCAGATGGTCCTTGCTGGAAAAATCAGCAACATGATCGTTTCGATGATCGCAAAGAACGGTGCAAAAGGCGTGGGCATCTCAGGAAACGACGGCGGTCTGGTCATTGCAGAGAGGATGCCTCTCAGAAAGATGATGGTCGGTGATGAGGAGGTGGAGGTGGATCTCGGCTTTGTTGGAGATGTGAAGGAGATCGACTCAAAGCTTCTTGAGACTTTGCTGGATGCAGGGTATATCCCGGTAATTTCACCTCTGGCTCTCGACCGGAAAGGAAACGACCTGAACATTAATGCCGACACAATGGCCGGAGAGATCGCCGTCGCATTAAAGGCGTTCAAACTGATTTCTCTGACCGATGTGGACGGGGTAATGAACAAAGACCGGACCGAGATCTTCCACAGACTCACGCTGAAAAATGTGGATGCACTGATGTCGGACGGCACAATTTCCGGCGGGATGATCCCGAAGCTTGAGGCAAGCGTAAACGCGGTCCGTCATGGTGTTGAGGGAGCACACATCCTGAACGGGAATTCCGAACACAATCTGCTTCTTGAACTGTTCACCAATGACGGAGTCGGTACGATGATCACTGCCTCGATGATCTCGTTATAA
- a CDS encoding cache domain-containing protein, whose translation MNDALTPVIQIIEAEMESVTSSLWNTARELDGIPADDPAVELALYKLRSEIPLSVEIGRFDRNNTLISTTRYLDPWWVPGVTKSRLNYPVDVLEAAGSSCMVSDFYQYQDGDRGLMIITPVYDANGEYDGVLRLSYDIDSLFSGLTEYLKNEYGYTLWAMHTTSLMFYDENAAEIGKYLTDDPSFQTPELQNMVNTVLTNESGNISYHFYDTSRVEETQINAVWNTAFIGPEKEWRVVLTDNVPESAGTGGSNVSVEELKSFVENAYVYATKVGKTAALAAFNDPDGEYIDGELYIFAYDMNGTVLALPHQPDLIGENRWYLQDTTGIKYIQRTVARANLGGGFVMSLYENPANNFVSEMKLSYVMAIDDTWFIGSGIYLEDQPFSNTSYIDWQKREELVSQVRGMDYLTIIEGIPAVTDLINDPNSDLNGQGGLYPFAVSENGTILAYSMDPSLVGTNQLSMSNSYGMSIIREGISLSQEGGGLMYSKVWDPKTMQETYVLIYMEPADDSTYFGSMLVID comes from the coding sequence ATGAACGACGCCCTGACCCCGGTTATCCAGATCATTGAGGCTGAGATGGAATCTGTTACTTCCTCTTTGTGGAATACGGCCCGCGAACTGGATGGTATCCCGGCAGATGATCCTGCAGTGGAACTCGCATTATATAAACTCAGGAGCGAGATCCCGCTCTCGGTCGAGATAGGCAGATTCGACAGGAACAATACGCTGATCTCCACGACCAGATACCTTGATCCGTGGTGGGTCCCGGGCGTAACCAAGTCCAGGCTCAATTATCCGGTGGATGTACTTGAAGCCGCTGGATCTTCCTGTATGGTCTCGGATTTCTATCAATACCAGGATGGGGACCGCGGGCTTATGATCATCACACCTGTGTATGATGCTAATGGTGAGTATGACGGCGTCCTCAGGCTTTCCTATGATATAGATAGTTTATTCTCCGGACTGACTGAGTATCTCAAGAACGAATACGGCTATACGTTATGGGCCATGCATACCACTAGTCTGATGTTCTATGATGAAAATGCCGCAGAGATCGGAAAATACCTGACGGACGATCCCTCTTTTCAGACGCCCGAACTCCAGAATATGGTGAATACTGTTCTGACGAATGAATCCGGGAACATCTCCTATCACTTCTACGATACATCCAGAGTTGAAGAAACACAGATAAATGCAGTTTGGAACACGGCGTTTATCGGACCCGAAAAGGAGTGGCGTGTTGTTCTTACCGATAATGTTCCCGAAAGCGCGGGAACCGGCGGATCCAACGTCAGTGTGGAGGAGCTGAAGAGTTTTGTCGAGAATGCCTACGTGTATGCAACTAAAGTAGGTAAGACAGCAGCTCTTGCCGCATTCAATGATCCAGACGGGGAATATATAGACGGCGAACTGTATATTTTCGCCTATGACATGAATGGTACGGTCCTGGCACTCCCGCATCAGCCGGATCTGATCGGGGAAAACCGCTGGTATCTGCAGGATACGACAGGCATCAAGTATATCCAGCGAACGGTCGCTCGGGCAAATCTTGGCGGCGGATTTGTGATGTCTCTGTATGAAAATCCGGCCAATAATTTTGTGAGCGAGATGAAGTTATCCTATGTGATGGCCATTGATGATACATGGTTCATCGGTTCTGGTATATATCTGGAGGATCAGCCGTTTTCGAATACATCGTATATTGACTGGCAAAAGCGTGAGGAGCTGGTCAGTCAGGTGAGAGGTATGGATTATCTCACAATTATTGAGGGGATCCCTGCAGTAACGGATCTGATCAATGATCCAAACAGTGATCTGAACGGACAGGGGGGGTTGTATCCGTTTGCTGTTTCGGAAAACGGCACGATACTGGCATATTCGATGGATCCGTCTTTGGTCGGGACGAATCAGCTGAGTATGAGTAATTCGTATGGTATGTCGATCATACGTGAGGGTATTTCTTTGTCGCAGGAAGGCGGCGGACTGATGTACAGCAAGGTCTGGGATCCGAAGACGATGCAGGAAACCTATGTCCTGATATATATGGAGCCGGCGGACGATTCGACATATTTCGGCAGTATGCTGGTTATCGATTGA
- a CDS encoding carboxylesterase, whose product MSNKADEPIVIFAGEAVKKGYQVLSFDLPEHGERSKKMYPCKPDTCVSDLTAVYQYACSISDHISFFGCSMGVYFGMLAYQDLPVEQSLFLSPVISMERIIDDLMTGFQVSEQMLKEKQEIVLPIGITLYWDYYFYVKTHPIGAWNVPTGILYGRNDDLVPLAEVSAFAEKNSAVLEIAENGEHYFHTKEQLVALRNWLKKSLS is encoded by the coding sequence ATGTCGAACAAAGCGGATGAGCCGATCGTGATCTTTGCCGGGGAAGCGGTCAAAAAAGGATATCAGGTCCTGAGTTTCGATCTTCCCGAACACGGGGAACGTTCGAAAAAAATGTATCCCTGCAAACCTGATACGTGCGTGAGCGATCTGACGGCGGTCTATCAGTATGCCTGTTCTATTTCGGACCATATCAGCTTTTTCGGCTGCAGCATGGGGGTGTATTTTGGTATGCTGGCATATCAGGATCTGCCGGTCGAACAAAGCCTGTTTCTCTCTCCCGTGATCAGTATGGAACGGATCATCGACGATCTCATGACCGGCTTTCAGGTAAGTGAACAGATGCTGAAAGAAAAACAGGAGATCGTCCTCCCGATCGGGATAACGCTCTACTGGGATTATTACTTTTATGTAAAAACCCACCCAATCGGCGCCTGGAATGTGCCAACCGGTATTCTTTACGGCAGGAACGATGACCTGGTGCCGCTGGCTGAAGTGTCCGCTTTTGCAGAAAAGAATTCGGCCGTTCTCGAGATCGCGGAAAACGGCGAGCATTATTTTCACACGAAAGAACAGCTGGTAGCTTTGAGAAACTGGCTGAAAAAGAGCTTGTCTTAA
- a CDS encoding DUF2971 domain-containing protein: MYNSEWVRNFYRLFFNDDVDKRNEGCQLLQENRPKIFCKYLKPKYAEQFIKNQAHWFAHPKIYSDKFDGRWYRFPISESYNEEERRIVTEFQNLSINDEKNVLRSTLKLCSFTTNPLNPDMWCNYADNSKGICVEYDATWNKTWWGYSQPCLYERLYPMIYLDEPADLSDFVINGDNEGWIHPVNGRMFLWYFGILISLLKSSEYHVEDEWRAFFFEPFIGNPMYDEDEVVDPLQYGVYYPDYTNPKNIYLGENIEDNLKDDILKYTNYLCTNLYQVNNVNGKLLCTLLPNPETS, from the coding sequence ATGTATAATTCTGAATGGGTGAGGAACTTTTATCGATTATTTTTTAATGACGATGTTGATAAACGAAATGAAGGTTGCCAATTACTCCAAGAAAATCGTCCGAAAATATTTTGTAAATATCTCAAACCCAAATATGCGGAACAATTTATTAAAAATCAAGCACATTGGTTTGCACATCCAAAAATTTATTCAGATAAATTTGATGGACGATGGTATCGGTTCCCAATTTCCGAATCATATAACGAGGAGGAGAGAAGGATTGTAACCGAGTTTCAAAATCTGAGTATCAATGACGAGAAAAATGTTCTGAGATCAACCCTGAAGCTCTGTTCTTTCACAACTAATCCACTAAATCCAGATATGTGGTGCAACTATGCAGATAATTCTAAGGGTATCTGTGTTGAATATGATGCAACCTGGAATAAGACATGGTGGGGGTATTCACAACCATGTCTCTATGAACGTTTATATCCGATGATTTATCTGGATGAACCAGCTGATCTGTCAGATTTTGTAATTAATGGAGATAATGAGGGTTGGATCCATCCAGTTAACGGACGAATGTTTCTCTGGTATTTTGGTATCCTCATATCACTCCTTAAATCCTCAGAATATCATGTAGAAGACGAATGGCGTGCATTCTTTTTCGAACCATTCATAGGAAATCCAATGTATGACGAGGATGAAGTTGTAGATCCTCTGCAATATGGTGTGTATTATCCAGACTATACCAACCCCAAAAATATCTACCTAGGTGAAAATATCGAAGATAATTTGAAAGATGATATATTAAAATATACAAATTATTTGTGCACTAACCTTTATCAAGTGAATAACGTAAACGGGAAACTTCTCTGTACATTACTACCCAATCCAGAAACATCATAA
- a CDS encoding indolepyruvate oxidoreductase subunit beta gives MKKSFDVLIVGIGGQGTILASNVLGDACVIEGRHVRGAETHGMSQRGGSVETHIRIDGKFGSLIAPGTADLLIAFDVLEAVRYRHFLKPDGVMVVNREIVVPTSVFSGKQQVPTIDNVEAELKAGTAKVILVDATGIAAKAGNPLAANIVLLGAASHKLPLAVESLSEAVRRNVPPKTIQINEKAFDLGKEAV, from the coding sequence ATGAAAAAGAGTTTTGATGTTTTGATCGTCGGTATCGGCGGGCAGGGGACGATCCTTGCCTCGAATGTTCTGGGCGACGCCTGCGTGATCGAGGGTCGTCATGTCCGGGGAGCCGAGACACATGGAATGTCCCAGCGCGGAGGTTCGGTGGAAACACACATCCGGATCGACGGCAAGTTCGGTTCTCTGATCGCTCCGGGCACCGCAGATCTTCTGATCGCATTCGATGTCCTTGAGGCGGTGCGCTATCGTCACTTCCTCAAACCTGACGGCGTGATGGTCGTGAACCGTGAGATAGTTGTCCCGACCTCGGTCTTTTCCGGAAAACAGCAGGTTCCGACCATCGATAATGTCGAGGCCGAACTGAAAGCTGGTACGGCAAAGGTGATCCTCGTAGATGCTACGGGTATTGCTGCCAAGGCCGGAAATCCCCTTGCGGCAAACATCGTTCTTCTCGGTGCGGCTTCACATAAACTCCCGCTTGCCGTTGAATCCCTGTCCGAAGCGGTTCGCCGTAACGTTCCGCCCAAGACCATCCAGATCAATGAAAAGGCATTCGATCTCGGAAAAGAGGCGGTATAA
- the iorA gene encoding indolepyruvate ferredoxin oxidoreductase subunit alpha encodes MADETPKKYLLGNDAIAHACLEAGVDFVSGYPGTPSSEVVDRLRAGKDPWYYVEWSVNEKVAFENALAASWCGLRSIVTMKHVGLNVAADPLMTSAYTGTKGGFVVLSADDPFAHSSQNEQDSRMYAKFAQIPCLDPSSAQEAHDFTKTAFELSEKFSLPVLLRPTTRICHSKGDVTLGTPTPSTRKGEFVKNPKQYVVIPANTRPLHAILTKKQPEVAKYLVEAGLNSAEIRGKKAVIAGGISISYVEEIIPDDVSFIKISAYPIDRNWLLGILAQHTEVLVVEELMPVIEEAALQAASSTIVHGKLDGYLPHEGEYSPALIAGAFEKVGFAKNTFPASPEMTQVAVRPPILCAGCLHRSVFYAIKKVFKDGVFPSDIGCYTLGLQLGAVDTTICMGASITVGSGIAHSCPGTDVVSTIGDSTFLHTGVNGLINAVYNNTNQVVIILDNRITAMTGHQPNPNTGLTATGEESPKISLEELARACGVSYVESVDPYDLTYLLATLREAKEKPGVKVIIAKQPCVIMNKRLGIKRNRYVVDAEACTKCGACLKYGCPAIETDETGAAKITALCTGCGVCADICPAGAIHRGGARQ; translated from the coding sequence ATGGCAGATGAGACACCCAAGAAATACCTCCTTGGAAATGACGCTATAGCCCATGCTTGTCTCGAAGCGGGCGTTGACTTTGTTTCCGGGTATCCCGGGACCCCGTCATCCGAGGTAGTTGACCGACTGCGTGCCGGAAAAGATCCCTGGTACTACGTAGAATGGTCAGTTAACGAAAAAGTCGCGTTCGAAAATGCTCTGGCTGCAAGCTGGTGCGGCCTTCGGTCGATTGTGACGATGAAGCATGTCGGTTTGAATGTCGCGGCGGATCCTCTTATGACCTCGGCCTACACCGGGACGAAAGGTGGGTTTGTGGTTCTATCGGCTGACGATCCCTTCGCGCACAGTTCGCAGAACGAACAGGACTCGAGGATGTATGCGAAGTTTGCCCAGATCCCGTGTCTGGATCCCTCTTCCGCTCAGGAAGCGCATGACTTTACGAAAACCGCATTCGAACTCTCCGAAAAGTTCTCTCTCCCCGTTCTTCTTCGTCCAACCACGAGGATCTGCCACTCAAAGGGTGATGTGACTCTCGGTACGCCGACTCCTTCAACCCGGAAAGGCGAGTTTGTCAAGAACCCGAAGCAGTACGTCGTGATCCCGGCAAACACCCGTCCCCTTCATGCGATCCTCACGAAAAAACAGCCAGAGGTCGCAAAATACTTAGTGGAGGCAGGTCTCAACTCTGCAGAGATCCGCGGGAAAAAGGCGGTTATCGCCGGAGGAATTTCCATCTCCTATGTCGAGGAGATCATCCCGGATGACGTTTCGTTCATCAAAATCAGTGCATATCCGATCGACCGGAACTGGCTTCTGGGCATCCTTGCTCAGCACACCGAGGTCCTCGTTGTGGAAGAGCTTATGCCGGTCATCGAAGAAGCGGCACTCCAGGCCGCGTCCTCGACGATCGTTCATGGAAAACTTGACGGTTATCTCCCTCATGAGGGAGAATACTCCCCCGCCCTGATCGCCGGAGCATTTGAAAAGGTCGGTTTTGCGAAAAACACCTTCCCTGCCTCACCGGAAATGACCCAGGTTGCGGTCCGTCCGCCGATCCTCTGTGCAGGATGTCTCCACCGCTCGGTTTTTTACGCAATAAAAAAGGTCTTCAAAGACGGCGTGTTCCCGTCCGACATCGGCTGTTATACGCTCGGTCTCCAGCTCGGAGCCGTCGACACGACGATCTGTATGGGAGCTTCGATCACGGTCGGCTCGGGCATTGCCCACTCCTGCCCGGGAACCGACGTGGTCTCGACGATCGGCGACTCGACCTTCCTCCACACCGGAGTGAACGGGCTCATCAACGCGGTGTACAATAATACGAATCAGGTCGTGATCATTCTGGATAACCGGATCACCGCCATGACCGGCCACCAGCCGAACCCGAACACCGGTCTGACTGCGACCGGCGAAGAGTCACCGAAGATCTCACTCGAGGAACTGGCGAGAGCCTGCGGGGTCTCTTATGTGGAGTCGGTCGATCCGTATGATCTGACCTATCTTCTTGCCACTCTCCGGGAAGCCAAGGAAAAACCCGGGGTGAAGGTCATCATCGCCAAACAGCCCTGCGTTATCATGAACAAACGGCTCGGGATCAAACGAAACCGGTACGTCGTGGATGCGGAAGCGTGTACAAAATGCGGAGCCTGCCTGAAGTACGGCTGTCCGGCGATCGAGACAGATGAGACCGGCGCCGCAAAGATCACCGCTCTTTGTACCGGCTGCGGCGTTTGCGCGGACATCTGTCCGGCGGGCGCGATCCACCGCGGAGGTGCGAGACAATGA
- a CDS encoding AEC family transporter produces MDYFIALNQILILFLLIGVGYFARRIKILNDASVSSLSKFLLHICIPAMVIFSMQIPFTNEVLMKGEYLILAAFAYYGVAFLVAWFAPILMRAKKEEYGVFRFMLMFSNSMFMGFPILAMLYGQDAIFYAAIFNIPFTILTYSVGIWLLRAQEKDNGKISFDPKLLLNPAFLSTILGLIFFLTSFSIPDPIYSSLELLNNVTTPLSLVVTGGFLAQLKFAAIFKNVRQYIVAAIRLLGMPTLIYLIFSQFIDDPLILGIIVVTAGMPAAVNTVLLAEEHKAHPDIAAQGICISTLLCLVTLPLLAVFLTG; encoded by the coding sequence ATGGATTATTTCATCGCCCTGAACCAGATTCTCATCCTGTTTCTTTTGATAGGAGTCGGATACTTTGCACGAAGGATCAAGATTTTGAACGACGCTTCCGTCTCTTCCCTCTCGAAGTTCCTTCTGCATATCTGTATTCCTGCGATGGTGATCTTCTCGATGCAGATTCCTTTCACGAACGAAGTTCTCATGAAGGGGGAGTATCTGATTTTAGCAGCGTTTGCTTACTACGGGGTTGCGTTTCTGGTTGCCTGGTTCGCTCCCATTCTGATGCGGGCAAAAAAGGAAGAGTACGGCGTATTCCGGTTCATGCTCATGTTCTCGAACTCGATGTTCATGGGATTCCCGATCCTTGCGATGCTGTATGGACAGGACGCGATTTTTTATGCGGCGATCTTTAATATTCCCTTTACCATACTGACGTACTCGGTCGGCATATGGCTCCTGAGAGCACAGGAGAAAGATAACGGGAAGATCTCGTTCGATCCGAAACTCCTGTTAAATCCGGCGTTTCTTTCAACGATCCTGGGACTGATCTTCTTCCTGACGTCGTTTTCGATCCCTGACCCCATTTACAGTTCTCTGGAGCTGCTGAACAATGTTACGACACCGCTCTCTCTGGTAGTGACGGGCGGGTTCCTCGCCCAGCTGAAGTTTGCCGCGATCTTCAAAAATGTCCGGCAGTATATCGTTGCGGCGATCCGTCTTCTGGGTATGCCGACCCTGATATATCTGATCTTCTCGCAGTTCATCGACGACCCCCTGATTCTGGGAATCATCGTGGTAACGGCAGGGATGCCGGCGGCAGTAAATACAGTGCTGCTTGCAGAGGAACATAAAGCTCATCCAGATATTGCGGCCCAGGGTATCTGTATCTCAACGCTGCTCTGTCTGGTGACCCTACCACTCTTGGCGGTGTTTTTGACAGGGTGA
- a CDS encoding prephenate dehydrogenase/arogenate dehydrogenase family protein, protein MSEIDGFRDELASIDREIMELVGRRNKIALVIGEKKAAANKEVVVPAVEKNVVQRYVDAGKGFGVSPEAAARIARAVIDESVDVQGRIPRRAVPRKIFIIGGNGGMGRWLSAFFAERGHIVTINDVCTEESQYPVMDIPSGCRDADVIVVSTPIGISAGIIKEVLSEKKDALIFDILSVKTPIIPVLRNAAASGVRICSVHPMFGPGAASIAGRNIIVCSSGNSAAVDEVAGFFSGGTILRMEVEEHDPIAAYVLGLSHAVNLAFSGALVKSGFPFETLCTAASTTFSRQIAVSKEVSRENGALYYSIQRENPYSEVAVQNLLDALLELRRSGKDTFIAKMHEGAAWYSEQ, encoded by the coding sequence TTGTCTGAAATTGACGGGTTCAGGGATGAACTGGCGTCGATCGACCGCGAGATCATGGAACTGGTTGGCCGCCGGAATAAAATCGCTCTGGTGATCGGCGAGAAAAAGGCAGCAGCGAACAAGGAGGTCGTGGTTCCCGCCGTCGAAAAAAACGTCGTCCAAAGGTATGTTGACGCCGGGAAAGGTTTCGGAGTGAGCCCAGAGGCGGCCGCACGGATCGCCCGGGCGGTTATCGATGAATCTGTTGACGTGCAGGGAAGGATACCTCGCCGTGCTGTTCCCCGGAAGATTTTCATTATAGGGGGAAACGGCGGTATGGGCAGATGGCTCTCAGCATTTTTTGCGGAGAGAGGTCACATCGTAACTATCAATGATGTTTGCACAGAAGAGTCACAGTATCCCGTAATGGATATTCCATCCGGGTGCAGAGATGCCGATGTCATTGTCGTATCGACGCCGATAGGTATCTCTGCAGGAATCATCAAGGAGGTTCTTTCAGAGAAGAAAGATGCCCTCATCTTTGATATTCTCTCGGTGAAAACTCCAATCATACCGGTTCTCCGCAACGCGGCAGCGTCCGGAGTCAGGATATGTTCAGTCCATCCAATGTTTGGACCGGGTGCCGCCTCAATCGCCGGCAGAAACATCATCGTGTGTTCTTCTGGAAACAGCGCTGCTGTGGATGAAGTGGCAGGTTTTTTCAGCGGCGGGACTATTCTTCGAATGGAAGTTGAGGAGCACGATCCGATCGCTGCTTACGTCCTCGGCCTTTCCCATGCGGTAAATCTTGCTTTCAGCGGGGCACTTGTCAAAAGCGGTTTTCCTTTCGAAACACTCTGTACCGCGGCATCGACAACGTTTTCCAGACAGATTGCTGTATCCAAAGAGGTTTCCCGGGAGAACGGAGCACTCTATTATTCTATCCAGAGAGAGAACCCCTATAGTGAAGTGGCGGTTCAAAATCTTCTGGACGCTCTTTTGGAACTCCGGCGTTCCGGGAAGGATACCTTCATAGCGAAAATGCATGAGGGTGCCGCCTGGTATTCTGAACAATAA
- the aroC gene encoding chorismate synthase, with amino-acid sequence MNRIGEALTLTLFGASHDSRIGCIIDGIPPGFPVNEDLITADLALRKPSEGIGTQRVETDIPEISGVVNGTTTGSPVVITFSNSNTRSSDYEQLRRVPRPGHADYPAVCKYGSAHDIRGGGMFSGRMTTPLVAAGALLRDLIGSAGISVGSYVTRIGSVIDTNTYDPADVLTRSRINPLRAMSSDIESRMRTEILTAKSEGDSVGGIVRCFAAGLPAGLGEPFFDTLDGEISKAVFAIPGVKAIGFGEGFAAAGLRGSGNNDAYRFQGDSVVTLTNHAGGVLGGMASGGVLDFSVAFKPTPSIAKQQMSVDLVIRENVDLSVKGRHDPCIANRGAIVVEAMTVFTLADLALRGGFLV; translated from the coding sequence ATGAATCGAATTGGAGAAGCGCTAACACTCACGTTGTTCGGGGCGAGTCATGACAGCCGTATCGGTTGTATCATTGACGGGATTCCTCCCGGTTTTCCCGTGAATGAGGATCTCATCACGGCTGATCTTGCACTCAGGAAACCATCCGAAGGTATTGGAACTCAGCGTGTGGAGACGGATATCCCGGAGATATCCGGTGTCGTGAATGGAACTACCACCGGATCCCCGGTCGTGATCACCTTTTCAAACAGCAATACCCGGAGTTCGGATTATGAACAGCTCCGCCGTGTTCCCCGGCCGGGTCATGCCGATTACCCAGCGGTCTGTAAATACGGTTCGGCTCATGATATCCGGGGGGGCGGGATGTTTTCCGGCAGAATGACGACGCCTCTCGTTGCGGCAGGTGCTCTTCTCCGGGATCTGATCGGCAGTGCGGGGATTTCCGTCGGTTCATACGTTACCCGCATCGGAAGCGTCATCGATACAAATACCTACGATCCTGCCGATGTGCTGACGAGGTCACGGATCAATCCGCTTCGGGCAATGTCTTCCGACATCGAGAGCCGGATGAGAACCGAGATCCTCACCGCGAAATCGGAGGGGGACAGTGTCGGCGGAATCGTCCGGTGCTTTGCCGCGGGTCTGCCTGCAGGTCTTGGCGAGCCGTTTTTTGACACGCTCGACGGCGAGATCTCCAAAGCGGTTTTCGCCATTCCCGGTGTGAAGGCTATCGGATTTGGCGAGGGGTTTGCCGCCGCAGGTCTTCGCGGATCCGGGAACAACGATGCCTACCGTTTTCAGGGAGATTCCGTCGTCACGCTGACGAATCATGCTGGCGGGGTCCTTGGCGGGATGGCGAGCGGCGGCGTTCTGGATTTTTCAGTGGCATTCAAACCGACTCCTTCGATCGCAAAACAGCAGATGAGCGTGGATCTGGTGATCCGGGAAAATGTGGATCTTTCGGTGAAAGGACGCCACGACCCCTGTATCGCGAACAGGGGAGCGATTGTTGTTGAGGCGATGACTGTGTTCACGCTTGCAGATCTTGCACTCAGAGGAGGATTTCTTGTCTGA
- the aroA gene encoding 3-phosphoshikimate 1-carboxyvinyltransferase: MKLIVSSSRISGQVCAPPSKSHTHRAFLLAGLSKGKSVVLSPLLGEDTLATLDAVQALGANVCISDDRITIMGGDLHVPLPKGTVINCKNSGTSIRMLAGIASHLEGTTGFTGDSSLCSRPMKPLLDALSELGAGVTSENGCAPFTITGPASGGEVHIRGDVSSQFISALLISAPLGKTDTNIHLTTSLTSKPYVNMTISAMKKHGVSVETTDDGYLVRSGQVFSPVDVQVGGDYSSAAFLFAAAALTGEITVSGLDPADPQGDQVVISILETFGAVVIRDGEKVTVRKADLTSADIDLANAPDLFSIIAVLASQANGTSRLYGAAHLRFKESDRIMSTARFLRSMGADIQETEDGCIITGQADLSGTNVTTFGDHRIMMAAAVAGLIADGQTIIDDAGCCAVSYPGFVRDMQRLGADMREE, encoded by the coding sequence ATGAAACTTATCGTATCCTCATCACGGATCTCGGGACAGGTCTGTGCTCCTCCCTCTAAAAGTCATACGCACCGTGCATTTCTCCTTGCGGGTCTTTCGAAAGGAAAGTCTGTTGTTCTTTCTCCTCTTCTGGGAGAAGACACTCTTGCGACCCTTGATGCGGTCCAAGCCCTTGGAGCAAACGTCTGCATATCAGATGACAGAATCACGATTATGGGTGGTGATCTGCACGTCCCGCTCCCCAAAGGCACTGTGATAAACTGCAAAAACTCGGGAACATCCATCCGAATGCTTGCTGGTATCGCATCGCATCTGGAGGGAACGACCGGATTCACCGGCGACTCTTCGCTGTGTTCCCGTCCGATGAAGCCGCTGCTTGATGCCCTCTCAGAGCTCGGAGCCGGGGTAACTTCCGAAAATGGCTGTGCTCCGTTCACCATTACGGGACCGGCGTCCGGCGGCGAGGTGCATATTCGCGGAGATGTCAGTTCTCAATTTATCTCTGCCCTGCTGATATCTGCTCCGCTTGGTAAAACAGATACAAACATCCATCTGACTACCTCCCTCACTTCAAAACCCTACGTGAACATGACGATTTCTGCCATGAAAAAGCACGGTGTCTCGGTCGAGACAACCGATGACGGGTATCTTGTCCGTTCCGGTCAGGTCTTTTCTCCGGTGGATGTTCAGGTTGGGGGCGACTACTCATCGGCCGCATTTCTGTTTGCGGCGGCGGCACTCACCGGCGAAATCACCGTTTCCGGACTCGACCCGGCCGATCCGCAGGGTGATCAGGTCGTGATCTCTATTCTTGAAACATTCGGGGCAGTGGTCATTCGTGATGGTGAAAAGGTCACGGTCAGAAAAGCGGACTTGACGTCAGCAGACATCGATCTCGCGAACGCCCCCGATCTGTTTTCCATCATCGCGGTCCTCGCAAGTCAGGCAAACGGTACCAGCAGATTATACGGAGCGGCCCATCTCAGATTCAAGGAAAGCGACCGGATCATGTCCACCGCCCGTTTCCTCAGGTCTATGGGTGCTGACATCCAAGAGACCGAAGACGGATGCATTATTACGGGTCAGGCTGACCTTTCCGGGACAAATGTTACTACCTTTGGCGACCACCGTATAATGATGGCTGCAGCGGTCGCCGGACTTATCGCAGATGGTCAGACCATCATCGACGATGCCGGCTGCTGTGCAGTGTCTTACCCGGGTTTTGTCAGAGATATGCAGAGACTCGGTGCAGATATGAGGGAAGAATGA